The Microbacterium horticulturae genome has a window encoding:
- the rpsG gene encoding 30S ribosomal protein S7 — protein sequence MPRKGPAPKRPVVNDPVYGAPVVSQLVNKILVDGKKSLAESIVYGALQGVEAKNGQDAVATLKKALDNVRPTLEVKSRRVGGSTYQVPVEVKPHRANTLALRWLVSYAKGRREKTMTERLQNEILDASNGLGAAVKRREDTHKMAESNRAFAHYRW from the coding sequence ATGCCTCGTAAGGGTCCGGCCCCCAAGCGCCCCGTTGTCAACGACCCGGTCTACGGCGCACCCGTCGTCTCGCAGCTGGTCAACAAGATCCTCGTGGACGGCAAGAAGTCCCTCGCCGAGTCGATCGTCTACGGCGCCCTGCAGGGTGTCGAGGCGAAGAACGGCCAGGACGCCGTCGCCACGCTGAAGAAGGCGCTCGACAACGTGCGCCCCACGCTCGAGGTCAAGAGCCGCCGTGTCGGTGGCTCGACCTACCAGGTGCCGGTAGAGGTCAAGCCTCACCGCGCCAACACTCTCGCCCTGCGGTGGCTGGTCAGCTACGCGAAGGGCCGTCGCGAGAAGACGATGACCGAGCGTCTCCAGAACGAGATCCTGGATGCCTCGAACGGCCTCGGTGCCGCGGTCAAGCGCCGCGAAGACACCCACAAGATGGCCGAGTCGAACCGCGCGTTCGCACATTACCGCTGGTAA
- a CDS encoding DUF5979 domain-containing protein has translation MVLIAALASAFTVGELTAGADAASAATVNVGAIEARMANQSGWTGQGAPGGTGNASPQANDCTRYGVAADGTITGGAPNTGGNNGTSPYQNGNTAWVSAGTTALVAHGRSGNDTSTCQAASQGIALSNQSTIGFSPRSVGAVETGTIFNVGRMVHINRPVYNSNSWFRGDMNIRFLSTTLTYQWRLHETTNNATPPENPLNNDLLDFTNQISQQQITVDGIQYTLVVFGFTAPQGQGNTCNATVASTTNVINSFSTVEGTTTYGCLYASLEQVRTLTVVKQAEAPNGAPGTLPAFTFDASSTLAGSLWGSAFSLTPTSTGTAGAAVTTRNLAVGQTVNIAERAQAAPWSFTTLTCVDGVGDPIGTVTGQSVTFDGDYSTSNAAAVPIRCTFVNTYTPRATLTLQKQVVTTGQPGDLASPFNWTLTARPQGIDGQTAVSGEGQTGQTNTTPNPAITNRSVIAGTYALSEVPDGSSRTSGYVAGSWSCFQTANPNQSVPVTGGAVSLANGQNVTCRIANTFQTGALEITKTVTTTPDGGYTGGATMGFTARYTCDGGVTGTVTVNPSDTEGQAGAVKTVADLPAGANCTVTETTVPSGSTGLVNDSWAWNAAPAAASVIIPADGAVRVNIANSATQQTGTLRITKTVEPANDGTPVTGYTGGLGREFTVHYTCSIGASTTASGTTTVTPGTPAEIPGVPATSSCVVTEDALQTQTGDFAAEEYDWAGTSIAPTSSLSRRLEPRRSLSRTPSFGTSSI, from the coding sequence ATGGTCTTGATCGCCGCGCTCGCGTCAGCGTTCACGGTCGGCGAGCTGACAGCGGGGGCGGATGCCGCCTCCGCCGCGACGGTGAACGTCGGCGCCATCGAGGCGCGAATGGCCAACCAATCCGGGTGGACCGGCCAGGGCGCGCCGGGCGGCACAGGCAACGCGAGCCCGCAGGCGAACGACTGCACGCGGTATGGCGTCGCCGCGGACGGGACGATCACGGGTGGAGCTCCCAACACCGGCGGCAACAACGGAACCTCCCCCTACCAGAACGGAAACACCGCCTGGGTGAGCGCGGGAACCACGGCCCTCGTCGCTCACGGGCGCAGCGGTAACGACACGTCGACGTGCCAAGCCGCCAGCCAGGGGATCGCCCTGAGCAACCAGAGCACCATCGGCTTTTCGCCTCGCTCAGTGGGCGCTGTCGAGACCGGCACCATCTTCAACGTCGGCCGGATGGTCCACATCAATCGGCCGGTCTACAACAGCAACAGCTGGTTCCGCGGCGATATGAACATCCGGTTCCTCTCGACGACGCTGACCTACCAATGGCGGCTGCACGAGACGACGAACAATGCAACGCCGCCGGAGAACCCGCTCAACAACGATCTGCTCGACTTCACCAATCAGATCTCGCAGCAGCAGATCACCGTCGACGGCATCCAGTACACGCTCGTCGTGTTCGGCTTCACCGCCCCACAGGGCCAGGGCAACACCTGCAACGCCACTGTCGCCTCGACGACGAACGTGATCAATTCGTTCAGCACCGTGGAAGGCACCACGACGTACGGGTGCCTGTATGCGTCGCTCGAGCAGGTGCGCACCCTGACCGTCGTCAAGCAGGCCGAAGCGCCCAACGGTGCGCCGGGCACCCTCCCCGCGTTCACGTTCGACGCCTCCAGCACGCTGGCCGGCTCGCTGTGGGGCAGCGCTTTCTCGCTCACCCCGACGAGCACCGGAACGGCCGGTGCCGCCGTGACGACCCGTAACCTCGCGGTCGGCCAGACGGTGAACATCGCCGAGCGTGCGCAGGCGGCACCCTGGTCGTTCACGACTCTGACGTGCGTGGACGGCGTGGGTGACCCGATCGGCACCGTCACCGGCCAATCGGTCACGTTCGACGGCGACTACTCCACGTCGAACGCCGCGGCCGTTCCCATCAGATGCACGTTCGTCAACACGTATACGCCGCGCGCGACCTTGACGCTGCAGAAGCAGGTGGTCACGACGGGGCAACCGGGTGACCTCGCCAGCCCGTTCAACTGGACGCTCACGGCACGGCCACAGGGCATCGACGGACAGACCGCCGTCTCCGGTGAGGGGCAGACAGGGCAGACCAACACCACACCGAACCCGGCGATCACGAACCGATCGGTCATCGCCGGGACATATGCGCTGTCGGAGGTGCCCGACGGCTCGTCGCGGACAAGCGGCTATGTCGCGGGGTCGTGGAGTTGCTTCCAGACGGCCAACCCCAATCAGTCCGTTCCCGTCACCGGGGGAGCGGTCAGTCTGGCGAACGGCCAGAACGTCACGTGCCGCATCGCCAACACCTTCCAGACCGGTGCACTGGAGATCACCAAGACCGTGACGACGACCCCGGACGGCGGATACACCGGTGGGGCCACGATGGGATTCACCGCGCGATACACGTGTGACGGCGGTGTGACGGGCACCGTGACGGTGAACCCGAGCGACACCGAAGGGCAGGCCGGGGCCGTCAAGACCGTGGCCGATCTGCCCGCGGGCGCCAACTGCACCGTCACCGAGACGACGGTGCCCAGCGGCTCCACGGGCCTGGTGAACGACTCGTGGGCGTGGAACGCCGCTCCGGCCGCGGCATCCGTCATCATTCCCGCCGACGGAGCCGTGCGGGTGAACATCGCGAACTCCGCCACACAGCAGACCGGCACGCTGCGGATCACCAAGACCGTGGAACCGGCGAACGACGGCACCCCCGTCACCGGGTACACGGGTGGGCTCGGCCGGGAGTTCACGGTCCACTACACCTGCTCGATCGGTGCGTCGACCACGGCGAGCGGTACGACGACGGTGACACCCGGCACACCCGCCGAGATCCCTGGGGTTCCCGCGACATCGTCGTGCGTTGTGACCGAAGACGCCTTGCAGACACAGACCGGTGATTTCGCTGCTGAGGAGTACGACTGGGCCGGCACGTCGATCGCACCGACCTCGTCACTGTCCCGGCGTCTGGAACCGCGACGGTCGCTGTCACGAACACCTTCATTCGGCACCTCGTCGATCTGA
- the rpsL gene encoding 30S ribosomal protein S12, with the protein MPTIQQLVRKGRSPKVSKTKAPALKSNPQQAGVCTRVYTTTPKKPNSAMRKVARVKLRNGTEVTAYIPGEGHNLQEHSLVLIRGGRVKDLPGVRYKIVRGALDTQAVKNRKQGRSHYGAKKG; encoded by the coding sequence GTGCCAACCATTCAGCAGTTGGTTCGCAAGGGGCGGTCGCCGAAGGTCTCCAAGACCAAGGCTCCCGCGCTGAAGTCGAACCCGCAGCAGGCCGGCGTGTGCACCCGCGTGTACACGACCACTCCGAAGAAGCCGAACTCGGCGATGCGCAAGGTCGCCCGTGTGAAGCTCCGCAACGGGACCGAGGTCACGGCGTACATCCCGGGTGAGGGTCACAACCTGCAGGAGCACTCGCTCGTGCTCATCCGCGGCGGTCGTGTGAAGGACCTCCCCGGTGTGCGCTACAAGATCGTTCGCGGCGCTCTGGACACCCAGGCCGTCAAGAACCGCAAGCAGGGCCGTTCCCACTACGGCGCGAAGAAGGGTTGA
- the tuf gene encoding elongation factor Tu, whose translation MAKAKFERTKPHVNIGTIGHVDHGKTTLSAAISKVLADKYPSDVNVIRDFSSIDSAPEERQRGITINISHIEYETPKRHYAHVDAPGHADYVKNMITGAAQMDGAILVVAATDGPMAQTREHVLLAKQVGVPYLLVALNKSDAVDDEEILELVELEVRELLASQGFAEDAPVVRVSALKALEGDEKWTQSILDLMEAVDESIPDPVRDKDKPFLMPIEDVFTITGRGTVVTGRAERGTLAINSEVEIVGLRPTQKTTVTGIEMFHKQLDEAWAGENCGLLLRGTKRDEVERGQVVAKPGSVTPHTNFEGTAYILSKDEGGRHNPFYTNYRPQFYFRTTDVTGVISLPEGTEMVMPGDTTDMSVELIQPIAMEEGLGFAIREGGRTVGAGTVTKINK comes from the coding sequence GTGGCTAAGGCCAAGTTCGAGCGGACCAAGCCGCACGTGAACATCGGAACGATCGGGCACGTCGACCACGGCAAGACCACGCTGTCTGCCGCGATCTCCAAGGTGCTCGCCGACAAGTACCCGTCGGATGTCAACGTCATCCGTGACTTCTCGTCGATCGACTCCGCTCCCGAAGAGCGTCAGCGCGGCATCACGATCAACATCTCGCACATCGAGTACGAGACCCCGAAGCGCCACTACGCTCACGTGGACGCCCCGGGCCACGCTGACTACGTCAAGAACATGATCACCGGTGCCGCTCAGATGGACGGCGCGATCCTCGTGGTCGCCGCCACCGACGGCCCGATGGCGCAGACCCGTGAGCACGTTCTGCTCGCCAAGCAGGTCGGTGTTCCGTACCTGCTCGTCGCGCTGAACAAGTCCGACGCGGTCGACGACGAGGAGATCCTGGAGCTCGTCGAGCTCGAGGTCCGCGAGCTGCTCGCCAGCCAGGGCTTCGCTGAGGACGCCCCCGTCGTGCGCGTCTCGGCGCTGAAGGCGCTCGAGGGCGACGAGAAGTGGACGCAGTCGATCCTCGACCTCATGGAGGCCGTCGACGAGTCGATCCCCGACCCGGTGCGCGACAAGGACAAGCCGTTCCTCATGCCGATCGAGGACGTTTTCACGATCACCGGTCGTGGCACCGTCGTCACCGGCCGCGCCGAGCGTGGCACGCTGGCCATCAACTCCGAGGTCGAGATCGTGGGTCTGCGTCCGACGCAGAAGACGACCGTCACCGGTATCGAGATGTTCCACAAGCAGCTCGACGAGGCCTGGGCCGGCGAGAACTGTGGTCTGCTCCTCCGCGGCACCAAGCGCGACGAGGTCGAGCGCGGCCAGGTCGTCGCCAAGCCCGGCTCGGTGACCCCGCACACCAACTTCGAGGGCACGGCGTACATCCTGTCCAAGGACGAGGGTGGCCGTCACAACCCCTTCTACACGAACTACCGTCCGCAGTTCTACTTCCGCACCACGGACGTCACCGGCGTCATCTCGTTGCCCGAGGGCACCGAGATGGTCATGCCCGGCGACACGACCGACATGTCGGTCGAGCTCATTCAGCCGATCGCCATGGAAGAGGGCCTCGGCTTCGCGATCCGTGAGGGTGGCCGCACCGTCGGCGCCGGCACGGTGACCAAGATCAACAAGTGA
- a CDS encoding DUF5684 domain-containing protein — protein sequence MTNIDISTLIAVSLISLVPIIAMYLWIGLALQAVFSKAGEEGWKGWVPVLNTVVLLELGGFAWWWVLLLIIPGGSLVVYVVLVIACHRIGTRFGYGAGMTVLAALLFPVWASVIAWGRNRWVSAREVAPRGAGVQRSEPQSFDAWRAPMPSAVRPAPPVPPQSSGFPAWAPAGAGSTPARAQAPAPTGPVAAPAASAPAVSAPTASSPLGETPRPAPVTPASSFAGFAPAAPTGAAGDDDLDGPVDAARQPRVAGPFTGTVQIIPAATEDSQVGPRRAAAPGDDAEPADDVRAQAPIHDVPEWSEPAPAANPWAPPAPTAPPQMRPFDPTAFSDTSGEVSAVAGAPSLGAPMSARSSVSALRQAPELPDPDDAFDETIIASRRRTPWMLVPPLGAPIAIQQDVIIIGRRPTRDPAFPNAQLVSIVDETRTVSKTHARLELKDDTLWAITDLDSTNGVVIIDEDGTEIDVEPYRPLPVLGRFLLGDAELAMERDDQ from the coding sequence ATGACGAACATCGACATCTCCACGCTCATCGCGGTGTCCCTGATATCGCTGGTGCCGATCATCGCGATGTATCTCTGGATCGGGCTGGCCCTGCAGGCGGTGTTCAGCAAGGCGGGCGAAGAAGGCTGGAAGGGTTGGGTGCCGGTCCTGAACACGGTGGTCCTGCTCGAGCTGGGCGGCTTCGCCTGGTGGTGGGTCCTGCTGCTGATCATCCCGGGCGGTTCGCTGGTCGTCTACGTGGTGCTGGTCATCGCGTGCCACCGCATCGGAACCCGTTTCGGCTACGGCGCGGGGATGACGGTGCTCGCCGCCCTGCTGTTCCCGGTGTGGGCCTCGGTCATCGCATGGGGGCGCAACCGCTGGGTCTCGGCGCGCGAGGTCGCTCCGCGCGGGGCGGGTGTCCAGCGCAGTGAACCGCAGTCGTTCGACGCCTGGCGTGCGCCGATGCCCTCGGCGGTACGCCCGGCGCCCCCGGTCCCTCCGCAGTCCAGCGGTTTCCCCGCGTGGGCCCCTGCGGGCGCCGGAAGCACCCCGGCGCGTGCCCAGGCTCCGGCGCCTACGGGCCCCGTCGCGGCTCCCGCGGCATCCGCTCCCGCCGTCTCGGCACCGACGGCGTCGTCGCCGCTCGGCGAGACACCCCGCCCGGCGCCCGTGACGCCCGCCTCGTCCTTCGCCGGCTTCGCGCCGGCGGCACCGACCGGCGCCGCCGGTGACGACGACCTCGACGGTCCTGTCGACGCCGCGCGACAGCCCCGCGTGGCAGGGCCGTTCACCGGGACCGTGCAGATCATCCCCGCCGCGACCGAAGACTCGCAGGTGGGCCCGCGTCGTGCGGCCGCGCCCGGCGACGACGCCGAGCCGGCCGACGATGTCCGTGCTCAGGCGCCGATCCACGACGTTCCGGAGTGGAGCGAGCCCGCGCCCGCGGCGAACCCCTGGGCGCCGCCCGCGCCGACCGCGCCGCCGCAGATGCGTCCGTTCGACCCGACCGCGTTCTCCGACACCTCGGGCGAGGTTTCTGCCGTCGCGGGGGCCCCGTCGCTGGGCGCGCCGATGTCGGCGCGCTCGTCGGTGTCGGCACTGCGGCAGGCGCCCGAGCTGCCCGATCCCGACGACGCGTTCGATGAGACGATCATCGCCTCACGCCGGCGCACGCCGTGGATGCTGGTGCCGCCGCTGGGCGCGCCCATCGCGATCCAGCAGGACGTCATCATCATCGGTCGTCGTCCCACACGCGACCCCGCGTTCCCGAACGCGCAGCTGGTCTCCATCGTCGACGAGACGCGCACCGTCTCGAAGACGCACGCCCGCCTCGAGCTGAAGGACGACACGCTCTGGGCGATCACCGACCTCGACTCGACCAACGGCGTCGTCATCATCGACGAGGACGGCACCGAGATCGATGTGGAGCCGTACCGCCCGCTGCCCGTGCTCGGGCGCTTCCTGCTCGGCGACGCCGAGCTGGCGATGGAGCGCGACGACCAGTGA
- the fusA gene encoding elongation factor G has translation MAQDVLTDLKKVRNIGIMAHIDAGKTTTTERILFYTGVNHKIGETHDGASTTDWMEQEQERGITITSAAVTCFWNGTQVNIIDTPGHVDFTVEVERSLRVLDGAVAVFDGKEGVEPQSETVWRQADKYDVPRICFVNKMDKMGADFYFTVDTIVNRLKAKPLVLQLPIGAENDFVGVVDLIEMRALVWPGDAKGDVTMGAKYEVQEIPADLVEKAQEYREKLLETVAESDEALLEKYFGGEELTIAEIKGAIRKLTVGGELYPVLCGSAFKNRGVQPMLDAVVDYLPSPEDVPAIEAHDPKDEEKIIERHPSRDEPFAALAFKIAVHPFFGRLTYVRVYSGHVDSGAQVINATKGKKERIGKIFQMHANKENPVDAVTAGHIYAVIGLKDTTTGDTLADPSAPVVLESMTFPEPVIEVAIEPKTKADQEKLGVAIQKLAEEDPTFRVEQNSETGQTTIKGMGELHLDILVDRMKREFKVEANVGKPQVAYRETIRKAVERHDYTHKKQTGGSGQFAKIQFALEPLEVTADKTYEFENKVTGGRIPREYIEPTNQGFQDAMQVGVLAGYPMVGVKAILNDGASHDVDSSEMAFKIAGSMGFKEAVRKANPVILEPLMAVEVRTPEEYMGDVIGDLNSRRGQIQAMEDAQGVKVVRALVPLSEMFGYIGDLRSKTSGRAVYSMEFDSYAEVPRAVADEIIQKTKGE, from the coding sequence GTGGCACAAGACGTGCTCACCGACCTCAAGAAGGTCCGCAACATCGGCATCATGGCGCACATCGATGCCGGCAAGACGACGACGACCGAGCGCATCCTCTTCTACACGGGCGTCAACCACAAGATCGGCGAGACGCACGACGGCGCCTCGACGACCGACTGGATGGAGCAGGAGCAGGAGCGCGGCATCACCATCACCTCCGCCGCGGTGACCTGCTTCTGGAACGGCACCCAGGTCAACATCATCGACACCCCCGGCCACGTCGACTTCACGGTCGAGGTGGAGCGCTCGCTGCGCGTGCTCGACGGTGCGGTCGCCGTTTTCGACGGCAAGGAGGGCGTTGAGCCCCAGTCCGAGACCGTCTGGCGTCAGGCCGACAAGTACGACGTGCCGCGCATCTGCTTCGTCAACAAGATGGACAAGATGGGCGCCGACTTCTACTTCACGGTCGACACCATCGTCAACCGCCTGAAGGCAAAGCCGCTCGTTCTTCAGCTGCCGATCGGCGCCGAGAACGACTTCGTCGGCGTCGTCGACCTCATCGAGATGCGTGCGCTGGTCTGGCCCGGCGATGCCAAGGGTGACGTGACCATGGGCGCCAAGTACGAGGTGCAGGAGATCCCCGCCGACCTCGTCGAGAAGGCGCAGGAGTACCGCGAGAAGCTGCTCGAGACCGTCGCCGAGTCCGACGAGGCGCTGCTGGAGAAGTACTTCGGCGGCGAAGAGCTCACGATCGCCGAGATCAAGGGCGCCATCCGCAAGCTCACGGTCGGCGGCGAGCTGTACCCCGTGCTGTGCGGCTCGGCGTTCAAGAACCGCGGCGTGCAGCCGATGCTCGATGCGGTCGTCGACTACCTGCCCTCGCCCGAGGACGTGCCCGCCATCGAGGCGCACGACCCCAAGGACGAAGAGAAGATCATCGAGCGCCACCCGAGCCGCGACGAGCCGTTCGCCGCTCTCGCGTTCAAGATCGCGGTGCACCCGTTCTTCGGCCGCCTCACCTATGTGCGCGTGTACTCCGGTCACGTCGACTCCGGCGCCCAGGTCATCAACGCGACCAAGGGCAAGAAGGAGCGCATCGGCAAGATCTTCCAGATGCACGCCAACAAGGAGAACCCGGTCGACGCGGTCACCGCGGGTCACATCTACGCCGTGATCGGCCTGAAGGACACCACCACCGGTGACACCCTGGCCGACCCGAGCGCGCCCGTCGTGCTCGAGTCCATGACGTTCCCCGAGCCGGTCATCGAGGTGGCCATCGAGCCGAAGACCAAGGCCGACCAGGAGAAGCTGGGTGTCGCCATCCAGAAGCTCGCCGAAGAGGACCCGACGTTCCGCGTCGAGCAGAACTCCGAGACCGGTCAGACGACCATCAAGGGGATGGGCGAGCTGCACCTCGACATCCTCGTGGACCGCATGAAGCGCGAGTTCAAGGTCGAGGCCAACGTCGGCAAGCCGCAGGTGGCGTACCGCGAGACGATCCGCAAGGCCGTCGAGCGTCACGACTACACGCACAAGAAGCAGACCGGTGGTTCGGGCCAGTTCGCGAAGATCCAGTTCGCGCTCGAGCCCCTCGAGGTCACGGCCGACAAGACGTACGAGTTCGAGAACAAGGTCACCGGTGGCCGGATCCCGCGCGAGTACATCGAGCCCACCAACCAGGGCTTCCAGGACGCCATGCAGGTCGGCGTGCTGGCCGGCTACCCGATGGTCGGCGTGAAGGCGATCCTCAACGACGGTGCCTCGCACGACGTCGACTCGTCGGAGATGGCGTTCAAGATCGCCGGTTCGATGGGCTTCAAGGAGGCCGTCCGCAAGGCGAACCCCGTCATCCTCGAGCCGCTCATGGCTGTCGAGGTACGTACGCCCGAGGAGTACATGGGCGACGTCATCGGCGACCTGAACAGCCGCCGTGGACAGATCCAGGCGATGGAGGACGCGCAGGGCGTGAAGGTTGTTCGCGCGCTCGTCCCGCTGTCGGAGATGTTCGGCTACATCGGCGACCTCCGGTCGAAGACCAGTGGTCGCGCCGTCTACTCGATGGAGTTCGACAGCTACGCCGAGGTTCCTCGCGCCGTGGCCGACGAGATCATCCAGAAGACCAAGGGCGAGTGA